ATATTCATGCCAGAGACTGAAAATACCAGCCAGCGGGCCACTTTTATAAGTTTTACTCCATACACATCCGAGACTACGTATAAAGTGGACATTTACGGCTCCAAATATAGCTCACGCTGACTGCAGCCGTGTCGAGGAAACTGAGAGCCACTGTCTGAATATTTTGAATGAAATCACAGTTTTACGTTTTATCttcaaaagaaacattttcacagagCTTACTGCGGAACGGCTCGACAATTCTGTCTTAAGTGATGTTGTAAATCTCCGTGCCGCCTCATGCACATTTCTATCAATGAGTCATTTGTGGGATTATTCTCTCAAAAACAGGCtaagaaggattttttttttttcattcgtAGCAGCAGCCATAACCTGTAATTTAGGATTTATTTCAGGTTAGTTTTCCAAGATACTTCACTCTTTCCCACTGGGTTGgaagtttttgtttattttgctaCGACCCAGGAGCACGTCTGTCAGCTGTGATCTGGAGAGGAGTCTGGGAGAAATCTCTGGCAGCAACACAACCCAGTCCCGACGGCCGGTGTCGAGACTTGGTCCTGTTTCGATGCAGGAGTAAAAAGCAACACTTGGTTTTGTCGGCAGTAGAAGAGGAGTCGTCCGATATAGTGATATAGTTAATGTAAAATCATTAACGCTGTCATTTGCCCAGTAAGCTGCAAATGAAGCTAACTGCCCGTTAACTGGTCTTGATGAGGATCATTTTAAGAAGATGCAGAGAGTGCATTCAGGGTGTCCAGCATTTTACTCCCAGTTAGTTTTGAATGAGACGGTGCAGTCAGTTCCCTGCTCCCTTTTTTAACATGTCAGTGTTTCCAAAGAGATtctgctgagctgaagctgaaatgCACATTAATTGTTCCGTCTCCCATGACGGCAACCAACACTCAATCGCAAGCAACAACGGCAAAGGTTTACAGGAAGTTACTGGATGTGTCGGTGCTCAGCTTCCTGTGCCTCATTTGCATGAAGTCTGGAAAATTCAACTTTATGTAAGTGAGTCACAGACAACTCTGGGGAAAATGCCAAAGCAgtgcagctaaaaaaaaaaaaaaaaaaaaaaaaaagcactgcaACGCAAACCAGCATGCACCGCGGTGTTTCACATAGACAGTGATGTGTTGCGAGAAATTGGCGGATCCTGTGGAAATGTATCATCAGGATGAAGGATGAGGTACGTCATCCAAGTATACCGTCAGCTCCCGGAGGAAATAGATGAATACAGATAATCATTGGTCTGGTAGTGTTGTTGGAACTGATCATTAGCTGCATTCGCACTGTGACGGGTTTCGAGGCGCTGATATATCTAACAAATGAAAAGTCATAGGAACATGACTTTTGAGCCTTAGTTTGCGATAATCCCACGACTGCTTATTTTAGCAAGGGCCAGAATTGTGCGGTGTGCAGCTTTTTGAGTTGGAGGTGGCCAGTAACTCCAACCCTGCCTGCTTTTGAGATGTCCCTGCTTCACCACACCGGAAGGAAATGAACGGCTCACAACCTGACGGATTCATCAGCAGGAGTGTATTAAATGTGGAAGTGTTGGTCTTTTCAGGTGAGCCAAAATAAACTGCCGGCTCCGTACAATCAGCTGTTAATTGGGGACTTTGGTTCCAGCGTAGTTTAGCTAATTAACATAAATAAGTCTTTGCTTTGGTGAATTGGCCAGTAATGGATTCCATTTGAAATGCTTGAGTTCAGCACTTTTTTCAACGAGCCgaagaaaatacagttttcaccGTCATTAACGTAAACACGTAATTGCTGCTTCTTTCAGGGTTCACTTCTTCACATCTTTataatgtgatttcttttctttttttaacgcAGCGTTTGTCGTCACCTTCTCATCCTGCTGCCGGCCGCAGTGCTCAGACGGCCACTGATGCTCAAAGCCTCGCAAACATGGCGCATTTGTTTAAAATAGGACTTTGAAAAAAAGCCTGTGGTGGGCCTCTAGTCAAATTAAGAGCCTcataaaaaaaagcaggattAAAACCATTAagttgcttgttttgtttcatctccttccagttttttttttttttcctttttctgttgctTGCTTTAAAAGGTGCCGTGATAATTAGCGAGGGGGACAGGCTGAGCGTCCCGTGGTGAAAGTGTGTTGGTTATTAGGAGGGAATGCAGTGCAGTCGGTCTCCCAGATCAACTCACGTCTGTTTTCAGCctcaagaaaaaaggaaaatctggTCTGAAACAAATGCTGCTGTTCCACCCAGGGAAGACGAGCGGACCTGTGACGCTGCGGGGGGGGcgctgtgaaaagaaaacatgtctgaaaagtCGTGATTATTCATTTTTCAGTACTGTGACGAGTGTGTGAACCTGCCCTGTGTGTAAAGTCCCGTTGCTGGCACTGATTAGCTCGTTTCCTTCCTGTTCATCTGTGCCTGGCGCCTCCCAGCTGCCGTACTTTGGATTTCAATCTGGTCTGCTGATGGCACGTCTTCGCCTGTGTTGTTGTAGCTGTCGCAGCGTACATGCAGAAATGCGCCGTTTGACTAATTGAATCAAGATTTGAACTCCCAGACAATTTTCCTCCAGCGCCAGACACCAGAGAACAATAACTAATCTTTTAATCCGGCAGCTCGGTATTGACGAAGTTCCTTCCAGTTTAATTATAGCTGCTGCAGCGACGCGCCGCCGTCGTTTATCAGGGTCTCATCTCTCTGCGCTTCTCTCCCAGCAGGTGTAAGCAGCAACCAGGTGGTCGTTCCTGACAAAGTGAATGCGGTGCTGGGGAAGAACatcacactgagctgcagaatCGAGGTGGGATCCAACCTCAGCCTCACGCAGAGCTCCTGGGAGCGCCGCCTCCCATCAGGCACCATCACCTTGGCGGTGTTCCACCCCGAGTTTGGAACCTCGTATTCTCAAGACTACGGCAAGCGCATCGCCTTCGTGTCCCCGTCGATCCGGGATGCCACCATCACCCTCGAGAAAGTCGGCTTTGCTGACGTCGGGTCCTACACCTGTAAAGTGGCCACCTTTCCTCTGGGAAACACACAAGCGTCAACCTACGTGAACGTCCTAGGTAAagcacagcgccgccgccgccgctcgccgctccttCACCTGAAAGCTTCACTTGTGACGGAGCAAAGCTTAGCTGCCCACTAATTGTTTGCTGTTGAGGAATAAGCAGCTCCCTGAAGTCGCCTAACTTTTAAATTACTGCCTGGAGAGATGCCATCCCTGCCTGGAGACGGCTGTCATGTGGCGCCACTTATCTTCCTCAGTCCGGCGTCACTTTGAGAAAGTGCCTTGATGGCTTTAAATTGGCCGCACTGCATCACCTCCGTTGATTGGCTTGTTAAAAGCTTTCACTCAGTTTCCATTAGATCCTTTGCATGGCGAGACCTGCATGTAAACACTTCTTTGACGCTCTGACGGCCTTCTCCCAGCGCACACGCGAAATGAAAGCAGCGAGTTCATAGTGCAGCGTTCTGATGCCGCTGAGCTGCAGCAACAGCCAGTTAATTACAGGGTGTGATACAGAAATACTCAGGACTTTCAGTTGTATTTTACGCGGCTGCATGAAAACCTCTCAGATTGTCCTCAGACTGCAATCTGAAGCTGTTTATCTGCCGAAGCAGAAAGTGCTGTTATGAAAGCGTACCTCGCTCTGGAGGGCCGACTGCAGAGAGCCGCAGCATTTCCAATTCCTACAACAAAGAACAAGTTTGAAAGAATCCACCTCGTCCGTTTAGAACATGCTGTACGCAGCTTTTATTCCACATATCAGTCGTAGCGTCCTGAAGCAGCGACTCTGTCTTGGAGGAAGTTTGGAAGCAGTCAAGTATTTAGTGTTACTGAACGGGATGTCATGGCATGCAGGAGCTGAACTCCTCgaaatgtctgaaatgaagTCTTCTGTCTCGCTGGCCTCTGGAGATGGATCTTATGCGAGTTGTGAGCTGCACGATGAGCCGGGTCGTAGCGACGGGGGTCGGGATGAGTTGGAACAACAGGAGTGTGGCTCAGAGCAGACTGTGTGTCCGGCAGCGCGTCAACGCCGCATGAAGGGCGAGAGaaacgatcacacacacacactttcacccCCGTCCGGCTGAAGCTGGTGCTGATGTAGACATTGAATGATGGAGAACAGaaaagtttgcttttttttaaaattgcagTTACTGTAATTCGGGGTTTTCTGCCCGAGTTTCCTCGGTGTGTCCGGAGTGCCCCGTCCGTCCCAGGAGGAGGAACGCtgagcctcctctctgcagcagctcctgctctgcctcctgaGGACGGAGGCGACTCTGATATCTAATGAACAGCACGGTGGATACTGCCACGCTGTCTGGGACCTCGCCGCCTTCAGTTACACCTGGCTGTCCCATCGGAACAGCTTCTCAGGCACACTGTCTTTTATCTGCAGCTCATACAAACACGCTTAGACCCACTTTACAATTTAGATGTAATTAAGGTGTGATTATGGTGAAAATATACGCTCTCCGCAAGCCGATATGTCACGTGGGAGTGAGGTGGTCCCACGGGGCGTTTTTCTCCGAGAGTGAGAGTACATCCCAATTACAAGACTCCAAGTCAGCAGGTTCACATTTCCAAGGCGTCAATGAAAACCGGCTTCGCAAGACTTTTAATGAAGCGCTGCCTCAGTGGAGCAGGGTGGCTGAGGCCCGGCAGGTACAACCCCAGCGCTAAAAGCCCAGTCTCAATCAATTATCAGTGCGTCTGTGCGAGTGTTGGCTGCACGCCGCCTGTTGTACCGTTCCTGTCTGGTTTCTGTTTATACTTTGAGGTTCATGAAAAAGTGTTCTCATTCATTTCAAATGAGCGGCTGAGGCTTTGAAATATATGAATAATCGGCCACAGTCACGACACGTGTGATGATTAACAGGTGCAGTGAGCGCTAACTCGGCTTCAATCGCCGCACTCGCAGCGCAAACCTCGCCTTGTGAGCAATCAGCATCATAGGACACAAACTATTTGCTATTGTTTCTCTGCCCTCTGTTTCATCTTTGCGTCTGCAACCGCTCACCGAGGGAAAACCCAGAGCAGCAGGAACTGCCGCGACGCCAGCCAACGCACTCAGCGGTGAGGAGCGCAGGGAGGGACCGTAACGGACGGGTCAGGGAGCGATCTCAGGAACAGCAGTTGACGTTTTAATGGAGAGAAACCCGGGGCAGCGTTCCACGGGTTCCCAGCGAACCCGGGGTGGGGGaattcttcttctgtggtagtAAAATACAGTAGAATGTACATTGACTGTCTTTTGGGGTCTTTAAATACTCAGCCAGTGAAGTGAGGAGGTACTCCTGTTTGCATATGAGAAGTTTTGTCAGCTCGTGATTGGACCGCCGGCTTCTCGGAGATCTCCAGAGCGCTGCTAAAGAAACGGCTGGGAACTCGGGGTCTGCAGAATCTGAGGAACAGACTGACTcgaaaaacaaagacatgaatAATCTGCAGTTCAAACACACCATTGTTAAGATTGTTGTGAAAATAAAGTtagttttaagttttatttctatgtAAACTCCGAGCTTTGAAGAactcattgtttttatttaaaattcttTTGGCCTTTTGTCCCAGAGTTACCAAAAGGAGATCGCCAgcatctcaacacacacacacacacacacacacacacacacacacacacaccccactgaGTTTTTCCTGATGCTGAAAATTTAACTTTTCGTCACGTGAATCTTGTTTCACTTCTGCTTCGATCCTGCTTTAATTCTTCCGTTTCCTTTATTTGTGTGCCcgcctccttccctctctgTTCCTTCATTAAACAAGCGTACTTTAGCGGTTTCAGACAACGCCGCGCGTTTGATATGTGCTCTGTTTCCTGTCTGCTCTCGAGCCGAGCCAACAGTCGACGTGCCGACAGTTTGATTGATCTCACTTGTTCTCCGTGTTTCAGGTCGGAGTTCCACAacaaactccttttttttttgttccctgcATTTCATCTTGGTCTAAACAGGATTTCTAAATAAACATGGCGGCTGAtgtcagagctgcagcgtgtttTACCAAAGTAACTCCTTGAATTATGAAAAATGGCCGTTCGGGGTTCATTGAAGCTGAATCTTACTGTAAAAACGTCCAGACGTGATGCACGGCCATCGAACATCCAGTAAAGGTTCTGCTTTATAGAGCTTTCCGCTGTGACGTCAGGGTtcggtgtgtatgtgtggggaAGAAAGGGCCAATGCAGCCGGCTCGCTGAAGGGAAATCGTTACCGTTTCCCCTAAAGCTTTCCCCTCCCTCTTTGACAGCGACTCCAAATTAACACGTCCGTCTGATTTAGCTATTTTGAAGTTTCAGCCAGCCCGGCTCCGAGCATAGAGCCGCTACTGTTGAAGAATGCGAGGTGGAGGACCGAGAAGGGCGTCCCCGCCCCCGGACGGGGCGCCCGAGGCCCCGGGTTATTCTGGGAAGGCGGAGGGTGCCGCTCATTATTTGGATTTGTTGCTGGACCTGCTGTTGGAAAGGGGAGAAGGAGAGCGGCAGATGTCTTTAAGACGACGGCCTTGCCTTGCGGCTCGTGCGAGCGTGCCACCTTTAAAACTGTCACCGTCGAAttaggtggagcagctgctggggtGGAGGAGGCGCTGCCCCGAGACAAAGACGTGAGCCGAAGGGATTTCTACATGGAAATGTAATCTAGTACAACCTGAGTATCCAGTTTGCTTCACTGCCCCCCTTCCCTCAGCAggctctcctctgtttcctctctgtcctttttcttcttttgtcttttttctctccttggGACGTGTTGGTGGCAGCTTTTAGTttcgctgcagcagcttcacataAAATGCTCCTTTTCTTTGTGTAACAGGTGAGAAACAGCAATTATTCTGGTCACGTCCCTCTGGCATGAATCTGAAAACCTCCAGTTACTCTCAGGAAGCCGGTGTAACATCAGCTCTGCCTGAAAGTATAAAGTAACGCCGTTCTTCAAACACGGCCTCAGACTCGGGGAGATTGAGTGTTTTCCAAAGTCACGCATGTTCAGGTGCTGCTGTGCTTTCCTGGAACTGTACCGCTCGACCCGCGGACGCTTCAGCTGCGTTTATACACACATTATGTCCGAGTGTGtatgcgcatgtgtgtgtgtttgacacacaacaataaaaatgtctCCACTGAAATGTGGCCGAGTGGCTCGGTTCATCCATTTTTAATGCGTATAGGTGGAATGGAAGGAGTCGGTCTTTGAGCAGTTAAGTATGGAGAGGCCGCCGGCCATCACTTATTTATATAGATACACAAAAAGATCGATGTTCACTTtgtaatctctctctctctgccttgaCCAGTGGAGCCGAAGGTGTACGTGTCGGCGGGGCCGGCCGCGCTGCTGGACGGCGCCAACGAGTCGCTGGTGGCCACGTGCATCGCGGAGCgcggccggccggcggcggAGGTCTTCTGGGAGACGGAGCTGTACGGCCGCACCGACATGCAGAGCCAGGACGAGCCCAACGGCACCACCACCGTGCACGTGCGCTACCTGTGGCCGCCGCAGAGCTACGCCCAGGGGAAGACCCTCACCTGCGTGGTGCGGCACGCCGCCCTGGCCACCGAGTTCCGCATTCCGTACACACTCAACGTCCAGTGTAAGTGCAAAAACACTCTGGCTTTTCTGGGTTTTGTCCTCAGGAGCCATCGATCCGGGAAATGAAACTTTCAAATATACACTGATCGGTTTTATGTATCAGAAATAGACGCAAAAGAGGTTCCATGACTAACGGACAATCCGAACAGTGATAGAACCCCACAGAATGATGATGGGTCTAATCGTGCAGGTCTGGAAGGAAAAGTGTGTCTCATCAATATTAACCCGAGCCGCTGACGTGATTTATGAATCGTCTGCTCTCTGCCTTTTCCCTCCTCCGCCATAACGGAGCAATTTAAGAGTCGTCCTAATGTTATAATCATTGATGCATGCTTCCCTGGCTCGCAGTGCGTTCCTCTGTGTTAGTGCCGGCTAATGAAGGTGTTTTATGAAATATTGATCAGGCCCGAGCAGCAACACAAGTGGCAGGAAGCTGCTGGGGGCAGCGGGCGGAGACGCAGAAACACCGAGGTTAATACAGGAAGGAGGAGGCTCTCCCGCTCAATAAATCATGTCGGATGTCGAGGTGAGGGAATTTAAGTGCAAAACAAGCACAATTTCAACGCTGAACTGCGCGAAAGGGGTCAGCGGACTCGTCTTCCCGCGTGCAGTAATGAGTTCCTCATTCGTGCTCCAGagaaatcaaagtgaaaaattGGATATCCGAGTCGGTGTTTGCCATGCTTTATTGCAGCGGCATGCGTCGGCCTTCATTTAGGCGTCCTcccgctcttttttttttccctccgtcATGGTGAGAGGTTATTATTAGCTGCAGCTCACCTGCCCTCTGAGTGAGTCTGTCTCCGCCGGCCGGGTCGTCTGTTTGACCGGCAGACCCGGTCCCAGCGCCGTCCAGGCTCCGGCTCATCCTCACTGGCTGCTCTGCGTCTTCTGAGGAAGCTCGTTTGTCGTCGCACTGTGGAGATCTCAAACAGATTATAAAAATAAACCTCCTTCACCTTTACAGGAAAACCAGGAAAACCATTTAATTAAAGCTGCCCTGAAGCCAGGCTTTCATGAGGACTGATCCAGagcctgtgttttgtttttcagtcgcCCCGGTGGTGTCAATAATCGGAAATGACAAAAACTGGTACGTGGGCCAAACAAATGTGAGATTCACGTGCGGTGCCAAAGCGAACCCGCCCGCCCGCCACTTCTCCTGGATCAGGTCAGTGTCTCCCGCTCCTCCCTTTTACTGCTGCcgagaaagagtgtgtgtgacggtcTTATTAAAAACACTAAATGTCCTTTGTATGGTCGTAAGTCCAGTGGTTAGCACGCTCGCTTCAgcggcctttctgtgtggagtttgcatgtttttcctgtgctcATTGGGTCATCTTCTTTCAGCGACTGTCCAACCAGAGTAATGTGTTTGTTCAGTAACTgaatcagctgctgtgtgtttctctacATCTAACCTGGGTTTAAACAAATTGAAACGAAGCAGCACAGTGACGGACCTCCGTCTATAAATTACCGCCGGCATAACTTCAGAGCCCGGACACCGGAGCTGCCGAACGCGTCCATCGGGAAGACTCCCGGCTATAAATAAAAGATTCCAAACGGTTCATGCCTCAGAGCAGCTCGGCCTTATTGGCAGCTCTTTGTCATCGTCttgctttgaaaacaagaaatatGTTCTCCGGTGCAGTCTGGACGGCcgcgctccctccctcctgtcctccctcgcttttcttttttcactttcctgGACATCTGAAGTCTGAGTTCATGCGGAAGGCCTGTCCTTTCCACTGACGGAGGAGCCGTCCTCTCAAATTATCACCGCCGTGCGGTCGGGTAATGGCTGCAGCAGGCCAAGTCGGCCAGCAGGGAGGTGACGTCGTTTGGccacatgcagcagcagtgttttggaTTTCACTCATACTTTctgttaagaaaacaaaaaagaagcgAAAACTCGGCTATAAATCCGTGAGAGTGTCAATGACCCAGCATGCACCGAATCATGAAACTGATTCTGTAAATGGAAAGTTAAAGAAGCTGAAAATACTTTTCcatcaaactccacacagaaagaccgaCCGGACTCGGACCCGGTATCGTCTCGCTGTTGAATGACGTGTTGCGTCTGTCGTGTCCCGTGTCGCTCCAGGCTGGACGGACCGGTTCCCGACGGCGTCCAGATCTCCAACAACAGCCTGTCCTTCACCCGCCCGCTGGGACGCAACGACTCGGCCATCTACCGCTGCGAGGCCACCAACGACATCGGCCTGCGCAGCCAGGACGTCAAGCTCTGGGTGCAAGGTACTCTCAGCTCTCTCCACGCCGCTTTCACAGCGTTTCACCCTGGGACACAGAAGGAAAGTGTGTTTACACTCGTCGTCTTCGGGACCCAGATCCACTTTCACGCATTCCTGGCAGCAGAGGAGCGCGGAGTGCAGATAAAGAGTATCAGTGCCCAGCGTTTGCAGAGTTGAGGTTTTGGCAACAGTCGATGCCGCCGATAGGGAAGAGGGTGTTTACCCTCGCCACGTCGCCCTCCTCTGTGTTTGGACGTCTCGGGTTTCACAGCGGGGGGTAATGAGTTGTGTTCGCGGATTTTCGGGACACGGAAAGCTGCGTTTGTTCttcatctgctgtgttttccagcagcgTGTCTTTCTCTTCCCGCTGTGATCGGATCCGTTATTAAACTATCAAACGCCAGAGAGCAAACTTCTCTGGGCTTCCCTGGATTTGTGTTTATTGAATGCAGTTGCTGATTCACTGACGTGAACCCTCGTCGTAAAACATGCAGCGCCGTTAAAAAATGCTGCTGTCTGGTTCCTCTGTCTGTCGGTGGTTTGCTGCATGAGTTCATTATTGCGAAGTCAGGGCGTGGATCCTGAGAACTCTGCATCTCTTTTTATTTCCACTTCTCCTCCGCTCCGTTTAATCCCTCTCCAAACAAAGCAACCGCTGCTTTTGGGCTCACTCtcctgtaaaacacacagacacacacacacacacgcacacacgcacacacacacacacacacacacactcggtgctCTTGATTCCTCTCATGGAGAGCAAGGCGCTGGAGAAGCCGGCCCGGTTTGGACGGCTGCTCCAAACCGAAGCACCGCTGACATCCTGTCCGGGACGGACCAGCGCCGAGCAATTACCCTGCTGTCCTGTCAGATATGACGGCCCGGccgcccccctcctctgtgGAGCCAGGTCGGGCTCAGTCTCGGTcccttcccccctcctcccagatgatcagctgtgtgagGTTGGAGCGTTTGGCTGCAGGCTGGGATTGATGGAAACTGCCAGTCTGTCAGTTTCTCCAGCCTTGATCCGTCTGCTTTCTCCCCTCTTATGGTTTTGCTTTTCTCCAGATCCGTCAGGCTCACACACTCTGTGTAATTGTAGGTAATTAGATTCTTACTCACGTACTGAATTGTGGAAATCATTACAGCTCTACGGGGATTCGGATTTTGATAACTAGTGCCTCAAACCCCTCCAGGTCTCTTATTAGTGCGTCACGCTGCTTTGTAGTCGGGCTTTGATCGCCCGGCGGTGTCGGGCCGCCGCCGGTCTCCGAGGCTTGAGGTCAACATGGAGGCTCTCATCCCGACCTTGAGCTCCACGCTGCCCGGCGTCTCCGGCGGCGGCCACCGGAGGACGGATGGGATGCAGGAACCTCGCATCGATCACACGGCGGCGTTTCGTCTTCTCACATGACTTCAACACAGCAGGCCTCGGAGAGAAAAGGAAGGAGCTGATCACGCTCACTCAGATGCTCGAGTGTATGTCCTCCGATCgctctgcctcacacacacacacacacacacacacacacacactggcgtTTAGCACTTATCCTCTGTCTGCCCTCTCATTTGACCACTTCTTGCAGTGAAGAGCAGCTTCCAGCAGATCTCTTCCTCTGGAGACGCGTCTCGTTCGGACTGTAACTTGATGTGGAACCGCCTCACTCGCTTTGTCAGTTGTTACAGaacatgaagtgtttttttctgacgCCTCGCTCCGTCGGTCTCTCTGCTGTGCTTTAACTCTTCTCATCACGTGTTGGCTCTGCAGATCCGCCGCCCACCACGGCCGCCCCCAGCACCGCGGCGCCGCCCCTCCGCCACACCTCCGGGCCCGGCACGGCCGCCGACCAGCGGAGGGCCCCCTTCACGTCCCCCACGCTGGCCTCCCTGCCCGACGGCGGCCTGGGCACCATCGTGGGCGGGGCGGTGGGCGGAGTCCtcttcctggtcctgctgc
The sequence above is a segment of the Salarias fasciatus chromosome 14, fSalaFa1.1, whole genome shotgun sequence genome. Coding sequences within it:
- the nectin3a gene encoding nectin-3-like protein isoform X2; this encodes MGVMEKRSARRMTFPSGGLRLVASLLALYGLTGVSSNQVVVPDKVNAVLGKNITLSCRIEVGSNLSLTQSSWERRLPSGTITLAVFHPEFGTSYSQDYGKRIAFVSPSIRDATITLEKVGFADVGSYTCKVATFPLGNTQASTYVNVLVEPKVYVSAGPAALLDGANESLVATCIAERGRPAAEVFWETELYGRTDMQSQDEPNGTTTVHVRYLWPPQSYAQGKTLTCVVRHAALATEFRIPYTLNVQFAPVVSIIGNDKNWYVGQTNVRFTCGAKANPPARHFSWIRLDGPVPDGVQISNNSLSFTRPLGRNDSAIYRCEATNDIGLRSQDVKLWVQDPPPTTAAPSTAAPPLRHTSGPGTAADQRRAPFTSPTLASLPDGGLGTIVGGAVGGVLFLVLLLILGGVCFMRQRRTFRGDYYTKQYLGPSDMQKESQLDVLQPHELQEVYGDKTSKGSQELKPKLGGDIIYPDYTPERKDRDDWADRGDAHRGPKEGNYYPDHYNNQNVHPCGPPVHGTVVNNGSPYLPEDCYDNGTDSDYVSHMDGSVISRREWYV
- the nectin3a gene encoding nectin-3-like protein isoform X1 encodes the protein MGVMEKRSARRMTFPSGGLRLVASLLALYGLTAGVSSNQVVVPDKVNAVLGKNITLSCRIEVGSNLSLTQSSWERRLPSGTITLAVFHPEFGTSYSQDYGKRIAFVSPSIRDATITLEKVGFADVGSYTCKVATFPLGNTQASTYVNVLVEPKVYVSAGPAALLDGANESLVATCIAERGRPAAEVFWETELYGRTDMQSQDEPNGTTTVHVRYLWPPQSYAQGKTLTCVVRHAALATEFRIPYTLNVQFAPVVSIIGNDKNWYVGQTNVRFTCGAKANPPARHFSWIRLDGPVPDGVQISNNSLSFTRPLGRNDSAIYRCEATNDIGLRSQDVKLWVQDPPPTTAAPSTAAPPLRHTSGPGTAADQRRAPFTSPTLASLPDGGLGTIVGGAVGGVLFLVLLLILGGVCFMRQRRTFRGDYYTKQYLGPSDMQKESQLDVLQPHELQEVYGDKTSKGSQELKPKLGGDIIYPDYTPERKDRDDWADRGDAHRGPKEGNYYPDHYNNQNVHPCGPPVHGTVVNNGSPYLPEDCYDNGTDSDYVSHMDGSVISRREWYV